DNA from Metabacillus flavus:
TTCTTAGAAAAAAAAGAAGGCAGGCTGCACGAAATTGCTGAAGAAGCCATTAAATTACTGGAAGAGAGGAGGCACAAATGATGAATCATGAAGATTACATTATCGGGCGGAACCCGGTGCTTGAAGCATTAAGGTCAGAGCGGGAAATCAACAAATTGTGGATGGCAGAGAATTCTGTTAAAGGATCAGCCCTTCAAATCACAGGTATCGCGAAAGAAAGAGGCATCATCATCCAAACAGTGCCGAAAAGAAAGCTTGATCAAATGGTAGAAGGAAACCACCAGGGGTTTGTGGCGCAAGTTGCGGCCTATGAGTATGCCGAAATAGATGACATCCTCAAAGCGGCTGAAGAAAAGGGAGAGGCTCCATTTGTCCTGATCCTGGACGAGCTTGAGGATCCGCATAACCTTGGATCGATCATGAGAACTGCAGATGCAGTTGGCGCTCACGGCATCATCATTCCGAAACGGAGAGCGGTCGGCCTGACGGCAACTGTAGCAAAGGCTTCAACAGGAGCCATTGAATATGTGCCCGTTGCAAGAGTAACGAACCTTGCCCGCGCCATTGAAGAACTAAAAGAAAAGGGAGTATGGATTGCCGGAACAGATGCGAAAGGTTCGGATGATTACCGGACATTGGACGGTACCATGCCGATTGGTCTTGTCATTGGAAGTGAAGGAAAAGGAGTCAGCCGCCTGGTGAAGGAAAAGTGCGATTTTCTGGTTAACCTTCCTATGGCTGGACATGTTACTTCTCTGAATGCTTCTGTCGCAGCAAGCCTGCTGATGTACGAGGTATTCAGGAAGCGTCATCCGCTAGGGAGCTAACGGAAATGAACATTCTGCTCGTGGATGGATACAACATCATCGGTGCCTGGCCTGAGCTAAGAGTCTTAAAAAAAGACTACTTTGAACAGGCCAGAGATCTTCTCATTCAAAAAATGGCGGAATACCAGGCTTTCACCAAATACAGGGTTATCATCGTCTTTGATGCACACCTTGTTAAAGGAATTGAAAAGAAACACAGAAATTATCGGGTAGAAGTGATTTTTACGAAAGAAAATGAAACGGCTGATGAAAGAATCGAAAAGCTTGCTTCTGAACTGAATGATATCCGGACACAAATCCATGTAGCCACTTCGGACTATACAGAACAATGGGCCATTTTTGGGCAGGGGGCCTTGCGCAAATCGGCAAGAGAGCTGCTGAACGAAATGGAAGCGATCGAAAAAAGCATCAAGAAAAAAGTGAAGCGCATGGAAAATGAACGGCCTCCTTCGAAAATTTCTTTGTCGGAAGATGTCATAAAAACCTTTGAGAAATGGCGTCGCGGAGACCTGTAATCATATTGCGGTTCCAAATTTTGTGCTGTATAATATGGCTATCTATGTGCGGTCGGGGGGATCGGCTTGAATACACAAATCAGCAAGGGGTATCTCAGCAAGGAAGAATTTCAGTTTCTGGATGATGAGCAGATTGTAGAGTTAGTTCATAATGGAGATAGTGATGCACTGGATTATTTGATTACAAAGTACCGTAATTTTGTCAGGGCCAAAGCAAGATCTTACTTTCTAATCGGTGCTGACAGGGAAGATATCGTTCAGGAAGGCATGATTGGGCTTTATAAAGCCATTCGTGACTTTAAGGAGGACAAGCTTACCTCATTCAAAGCTTTTGCAGAACTGTGCATTACCCGCCAAATCATTACCGCTATCAAAACAGCAACCCGCCAAAAACACATTCCGCTTAACTCCTATGTTTCTCTGGACAAGCCTATTTATGATGACGAATCGGACCGGACATTGATGGATGTCATTTCCGGAGCCAAGATTATGAATCCTGAAGAGCTGTTTATCAATCAGGAAGAGTTTGATGATATTGAAGTAAAGATGGCTGAGCTATTGAGCGATCTTGAAAGAAAAGTGCTGTCTCTTTATCTGGACGGAAGGTCCTATCAGGAGATTTCTGAAGAACTGAACCGCCACGTTAAGTCAATTGACAATGCCCTTCAGCGGGTGAAAAGAAAGCTGGAAAGATATTTGGAACTGCGCGAACTCAGCATGTGACAAATTCGATCCTTTATTGACAGGAAAAACCACGCTATGATACATTTTGTAGGAATATGAAACATGGCGGAAGGTGTCCAGCATGCGAAAAAAAGTAGTTTTAGGCTGTACAGAATGCGGCAGCCGCAACTATACAACGATGAAAAGCACTTCTAACACAACAGAGCGCTTGGAAATGAAGAAATTCTGCGGTACGTGCAATGCACATACGAATCACCGCGAAACGAAATAGGACTTATATCACTCTTGCCAGTTTTTATTTTCCATCGCCTGACAGGCAAAGCTACAAATCGAAGGTCCGACCGGAGCCTGCCATCCTCTTTCAAATTAGAAAGAAAGCCGGAAAGGCCATTTGAGCATTTTCTTTATTTTTGGAGGTAACGAAATGGGACGTATTACTAATTTCTTCGGGGATGTCGGTCGTGAAATGAAAAAAGTAAGCTGGCCAAAAGGCAAAGAGCTTACTAGATATACGATCGTTGTTATCGCAACCGTTGTCTTCGCAGCTGTGTTTTTCGCAGTCGTAGACTTGGGCATTTCTGAGCTAGTTCGATTAATTGTTGGCTGATTGTTGAATAAAACTGGATTTTCCGTGTTATAATAAATGATAATCCACAGCTTTGTTCGAAAAGACCCGTTCAGCGGGTTTTTTAATTTGCAAAAAAGTTGCGCTGCCTGTTTACATATGGGACAAGCACAGCAGATTCATCATATAAAACTGATTAATGCGGGGAGGGAAGGACAAAGGTCCTGACTGTATGGAGAAAAATTGGTATGTTGTTCACACGTATTCCGGATACGAAAATAAGGTAAAAGCGAATCTTGAAAAGCGTGTTGAATCAATGGCAATGCAAGACAAGATTTTCAGAGTCGTAGTTCCTGAAGAGGAAGAAACAGATATTAAGAATGGCAAAAAGAAAGTTGTAAAGAAAAAGGTGTTCCCTGGGTATGTATTGGTTGAAATCGTTATGACAGACGATTCCTGGTATGTGGTCCGGAATACACCAGGCGTAACAGGTTTCGTCGGCTCTGCCGGTTCCGGTTCAAAACCGACCGCTCTTCTTCCTGAAGAAGTAGAAGTCATTCTAAAGCGTATGGGTATGGATGAGCGCCGTGTAGAAATCGACTTTGAAATGAAAGAAACCGTTAAAGTAATTGAGGGGCCATTTGCAAACTTTACAGGTGTCATTGAAGACATCGATCATGACAAGCAAAAGGTTAAAGTTCTTGTGAACATGTTCGGCCGTGAAACACCTGTTGAACTTGAATTCTCTCAAGTGGATAAATTATAATCAGAAAATAACTTGAAATAGATTGGGAAAAGTGATAATATTTCATAAGTCAGTGTGTCTCACTCAAAGTGGGACAGATAACTTGATTTTATTCCTAATCATTCACATAAAGAATGAGGTTATGAGTGGGAGGGCAAGGCCCTATTACCACATCACGGACTTAAGGAGGTGTGTCTCGTGGCTAAAAAAGTTATTAAAATGGTTAAATTGCAAATTCCTGCCGGCAAAGCGAATCCGGCTCCTCCAGTAGGTCCCGCATTGGGTCAGGCTGGTGTGAATATCATGGGATTCTGTAAGGAATTTAACGCACGCACAGCTGAACAAGCTGGGTTGATTATCCCAGTTGAAATCACTGTTTTTGAAGATCGTTCCTTCACATTTATTACAAAAACTCCGCCTGCTGCTGTATTGCTTAAGAAAGCAGCTGGAATTGAGTCTGGTTCTGGTGAACCAAACCGTAATAAAGTGGCTACTGTAAAGCGTGACAAAGTACGTGAAATCGCTGAAACAAAAATGCCTGACTTAAACGCAGCAAGCGTTGAAGCGGCTATGTTGATGGTTGAAGGTACTGCGCGCAGCATGGGAATTGTGATCGAAGACTAATTGATGATGCTTAAGGGTTGCGGGTTTGGATTAACAAGTTCGCAGCCTTTATTCTCGTTTACAGATTTGTGACCTGGATGGATCTGGCTGAAAATGCCCCATCCGAACGCACTGGCCAGGGTTTCCCGGACAGCTGCGCTTTTACCTGTGGGAGGTTATTTCCGCTAAAACCACATAAGGAGGACATTTAAAATGGCTAAAAAAGGCAAGAAATATGTAGAAGCTGCAAAGCTTGTAGACCGTTCTAAAGCATACCCTGTTACAGAGGCTGTCGAACTGGCTAAGAAAACAAACACTGCAAAGTTTGACGCAACAGTTGAGGTTGCTTTCCGTCTTGGAGTAGACCCTCGTAAAAACGACCAGCAAATCCGCGGAGCAGTTGTGCTTCCAAACGGAACTGGTAAAACTCAAAAGGTTTTGGTTTTCGCTAAAGGCGAAAAAGCGAAAGAAGCAGAAGCTGCAGGAGCAGATTATGTTGGAGACTCCGAATTCATCACGAAAATTCAGCAAGGCTGGTTTGAGTTTGATGTAATCGTTGCTACTCCTGACATGATGGGTGAAGTAGGTAAGCTTGGACGCGTATTGGGACCTAAAGGCCTAATGCCGAACCCGAAAACTGGAACTGTAACTTTTGAAGTTGAAAGAGCTGTTAATGAAATCAAAGCTGGTAAAGTTGAATACCGCGTAGATAAAGCTGGTATCATCCACGTACCGATCGGTAAAGTTTCATTCGAAGACAACAAGCTTGTTGAAAACTTCAGAACAATCTTTGACACATTGCTTAAAGCAAAACCAGCGGCTGCAAAAGGCACTTACATGAAGAGTGTTGCAGTAACGTCCACTATGGGCCCTGGAGTTAAAGTTGATTCCTCTAGCTTCTCTGTAAAATAATTATTGACTTCTTATGGAAGTTCGTATATAATTCATTTTGTTATTAAAACGATAACTCAATAAGAGATTTATACCGCAGACAGCAGGTGCCGATCTGGCTTAATTTCCTGCCGAGGTGTGACCATATTGTACAGACTAGCATTTGATTGCTTTGTATAAACGGCGCCTCCATGTCTAGCATGGAGGCTTTTTCATGCGAACACAAACGGTATAATGTCAATCATTCTACAGGAGGTGTAACAATGAGCAGCATTATCGAAACAAAGAAACAAATCGTTGATGAAATCACAACTAAATTCCGCGACAGCAAATCTACAATCGTAGTTGACTACCGCGGACTGACAGTAGGTCAGGTGACTGAACTTCGTAAAACTCTTCGTGAAGCTGGCGTAGAATTCAAAGTTTACAAAAACACGATGACTCGCCGTGCGGTTGAACAAGCTGAGCTTACGGAACTTAACGACGCTCTAACTGGACCGAATGCGATCGCATTCAGCACAGAAGACGTAGTAGCTCCTGCAAAAGTCTTGAACGACTTCGCGAAAAAGAACGAAGCTTTGGAAATCAAAGCTGGTGTTGTTGAAGGTAACGTAGTATCTGCTGAGGAAATCAAAGCTCTTGCTGAACTTCCTTCACGCGAAGGCTTGCTTTCTATGTTGCTTAGCGTTCTTCAAGCTCCAATCCGCAACCTGGCTCTTGTCAGCAAAGCTGTTGCTGAGCAAAAAGAAGAACAAGGCGCTTAAGCCCGTATTACTATAAAAAAACTGATTGAAAAATAAGGAGGAAAATATAATGTCTAAAGAACAAATCATTGAAGCTGTCAAAAGCATGACAGTTCTAGAACTAAACGATCTTGTTAAAGCTATCGAAGAAGAATTTGGTGTTACTGCTGCTGCTCCTGTTGCTATGATGGGTGGAGCTGGAGCTGGCGAAGCTGCTGCTGAGCAAACTGAATTCGATCTTATTCTTGCATCTGCTGGAGCTTCAAAAATCAAGGTTATCAAAGTGGTTCGTGAAATCACAGGTCTTGGACTTAAAGAAGCAAAAGAAATGGTTGACAATGCACCAAAACCAATTAAAGAAGGCATTGCTAAAGAAGAAGCTGAAGAGCTTAAAGCTAAACTTGAAGAAGTTGGCGCTGGCGTAGAAATTAAGTAATTCCTTTCTATATAAGAAAAAGCCCGCTGCTGAAAGCGGGCTTTTTTCTTCCTAAGAAGGCAACATCCTTATTAGAGCGCGGGCTAATTTATGGCAAGCAGCTTCCCCTAAATGATAGAATAAACTCCCAGCTCCTAAAAGGAGGTAACATGATGAGTGATCATTACTACTCTGAGAATCCTACTGTTCAAAGCAATAAGAAAAGCTGGACCTATGATCTGGCTGGCCATTCCTTTACCTTTCGAAGTGATTCAGGTGTATTTTCAAAAAATGAAGTTGATTTCGGATCAAAAGTGCTGATCGAGGCTTTTGAAATGCCGGAAGCAGACGGGAAAATTCTGGATATGGGTTGCGGCTACGGCCCAATAGGCCTCGCGCTTGCGAAAAAATGGCCAAACCGCGATGTAGACATGGCTGATATTAATTCCAGAGCCGTTGAACTTGCGAAAGAAAATGCGGAACTAAATCAAATTTCAAATGCCGAAATTTTTCAAAGCAATTTGTTCGAGCATGTAAAAGGAAAAGAATATGCAGCGATCCTGACAAACCCGCCTATCAGAGCCGGGAAGAGTGTGGTTCATGAAATTCTTGAAAAAAGCTATGAATATCTTCGCGCCGGCGGAGAACTCTGGGTTGTGATTCAGAAAAAACAGGGAGCTCCATCTGCAGCTGCAAAACTGGAAGAGCATTTTGATGAAGTAGACGTCGTGCAGAAGAAAAAAGGCTACTATATTATAAGGGCTAAAAAAGATTGACTCGTATTTTTTGGCATGTTAATATTATAAAATGCCAATGTTTAAATTTCTGCAAATGTCTAAAATACATAACGAATGTATAAATTTAGCATATGTGGGAAAACTTATAGAATCTGTTCGTTAAAAAAAGTGTGGTTTTCTTAACAGAAACCCTTTTTTGTTTTGTTATTTACTTGTAAAAGCAGAAGTTGCTAGGATAACTAGTTTGATGCTTTTTACAGATCCAATATGCATGAACTGAGGGGTGAATCAGTTGACAGGTCAACTAGTTCAGTATGGACGGCACCGCCAACGCAGAAGTTATGCACGCATTAGCGAAGTATTAGAATTGCCGAATCTCATTGAGATTCAAACCGCTTCTTATCAGTGGTTTCTTGATGAGGGTCTCAGAGAGATGTTTTATGATATCTCTCCAATTGAGGATTTCACTGGCAACCTCTCGCTAGAGTTTATTGATTACAGCCTTGGTGAGCCGAAGTACTCCGTGGAGGAGTCTAAGGAACGCGATGTAACCTATTCTGCTCCGCTGCGCGTGAAAGTCCGTTTGATCAACAAAGAAACAGGCGAAGTAAAGGACCAGGACGTTTTCATGGGAGATTTCCCGCTGATGACGGAAACTGGAACGTTCGTCATCAATGGAGCTGAGCGTGTTATCGTATCTCAGCTAGTGCGTTCGCCAAGTGTATATTTCAGCGGTAAAGTCGACAAAAATGGTAAAAGAGGCTTTACAGCAACAGTCATTCCAAACCGTGGTGCTTGGCTGGAGTACGAAACCGATGCTAAAGATGTCGCATATGTACGGATAGATCGTACTCGGAAACTGCCAGTTACGGTTCTTTTGCGTGCCCTAGGGTTTGGCTCTGATCAAGAAATCACCGATTTGTTTGGTGAAAACGAGTACCTGCGCAACACTCTTGAAAAAGATAACACGGAGACTACGGAAAAAGCGCTTCTTGAAATCTACGAACGCCTTCGTCCGGGAGAGCCTCCTACAGTTGATAACGCGAAAAGCTTGCTGGAGTCCCGCTTCTTCGATCCGAAGCGCTATGACCTTGCTAGTGTTGGACGCTATAAAATTAACAAAAAGCTTCATATTAAAAACCGTCTTTTCAATCAGCGTCTTGCAGAATCACTGGCAGATCCTGAAACAGGCGAAATTATTGCTGAGAAGGGTGCGATCATTGACCGCAGAACCCTCGACCGCATAATTCCCAATCTTGAGAGCGGTGTAGGCTTCAAAACAGTGAACCCTGCAGGCGGAGTTGTAACGGAAGAAACAACTCTACAATCTATTAAAATCTACTCTCCAAATGATCCGGAAGGCGAACAAGTCATTAATGTGATTGGAAATGCTTATGTAGAAGAAGCAGTTAAGAACATTACGGCTGCTGATATTTTATCTTCCATCAGCTATTTCTTTAACCTTCTGCACGGAGTAGGCGACACAGATGATATCGATCACCTTGGTAACCGCCGTCTGCGTTCAGTTGGCGAATTGCTTCAAAACCAATTCCGTATCGGTCTTTCCCGTATGGAGCGTGTCGTTCGTGAGCGTATGTCCATCCAGGATACAAATACAATCACTCCTCAGCAGCTTATTAACATTCGTCCTGTTATTGCGAGCATTAAAGAGTTCTTCGGAAGCTCTCAGCTTTCTCAGTTCATGGACCAGACGAATCCGCTTGCTGAGCTTACCCATAAGCGCCGTCTTTCTGCACTCGGACCCGGTGGATTGACTCGTGAGCGTGCTGGCTTTGAAGTCCGTGACGTTCACTACTCCCACTACGGCCGTATGTGTCCGATTGAAACGCCCGAGGGACCAAACATCGGTTTGATCAACTCCTTGTCCAGTTACGCGAAGGTTAACCGTTTCGGATTCATTGAAACGCCTTACCGCCGTGTTGATCCTGATACAGGAAAAGTAACTGCGCGCATCGATTATCTGACTGCAGATGAAGAAGATAACTATGTTGTAGCACAGGCGAATGCCCGTTTGGACAACGACGGTACATTCCTTGATGACGGAATCGTAGCACGTTTCCGCGGTGAGAATACCGTTGTAGCCCGCGATCGCGTGGATTACATGGATGTATCTCCTAAACAGGTTGTATCTGCTGCAACAGCATGTATTCCTTTCCTTGAAAATGATGACTCCAACCGTGCTCTAATGGGAGCGAACATGCAGCGTCAGGCTGTGCCTTTGATGCAGCCGGAAGCTCCGATTGTCGGAACAGGAATGGAGTACGTTTCAGGAAAAGATTCAGGTGCTGCTGTAATCTGTAAGCATCCAGGTATCGTAGAGAAAGTAGAAGCGAAAAACGTTTACGTTCGCCGCTATGAAGAAGTAGATGGCAAGAAAGTTAAGGGCAACCTTGATAAATACAGCATGCTGAAATTTATCCGTTCCAACCAGGGAACTTGCTACAACCAGCGTCCGATCGTAAGTGAAGGCGATGAAGTAGTAAAAGGTGAAATCCTTGCTGACGGACCATCTATGGAAAAAGGCGAACTGGCTCTTGGCCGCAACGTTATGGTTGCGTTCATGACATGGGACGGCTACAACTATGAGGATGCCATCATCATGAGTGAGCGTCTTGTAAAAGACGATGTTTACACTTCGATTCATATTGAAGAATACGAGTCCGAAGCACGTGATACGAAGCTTGGACCTGAAGAAATCACAAGAGATATTCCAAACGTAGGGGAAGATGCACTACGCAACCTTGACGAACGCGGAATCATCCGCGTCGGTGCAGAAGTAAAAGACGGCGACTTGCTAGTTGGTAAAGTAACACCTAAGGGTGTAACGGAGCTCACAGCTGAAGAAAGACTTCTTCACGCAATTTTTGGCGAGAAAGCACGCGAGGTTCGTGATACATCCCTAAGAGTACCGCATGGCGGTGGCGGAATCATCCTTGATGTGAAAGTCTTCAACCGTGAAGACGGAGATGAATTGCCGCCGGGTGTTAACCAGCTCGTACGCGCTTATATCGTTCAGAAGCGTAAAATTTCTGAAGGAGATAAAATGGCCGGACGACATGGTAATAAAGGGGTTATCTCCCGCATCCTTCCGGAAGAAGATATGCCATATCTTCCAGACGGCACACCGGTAGATATCATGCTTAACCCGCTTGGTGTACCATCCCGTATGAACATCGGGCAGGTCCTTGAGCTTCACTTGGGAATGGCTGCACGCTACCTTGGCATTCATGTTGCATCACCGGTATTTGATGGTGCGCGTGAGGAAGATGTATGGTCTACGCTTGAAGAAGCAGGGATGGCGAGAGACGCTAAAACAGTCCTTTATGATGGACGTTCAGGCGAACCGTTTGATAACCGTGTATCCGTTGGAATCATGTATATGATCAAACTGGCCCACATGGTTGATGACAAACTCCATGCCCGTTCTACAGGACCATACTCACTTGTTACACAGCAGCCTCTTGGAGGTAAAGCTCAATTCGGCGGACAGCGTTTTGGAGAGATGGAGGTTTGGGCGCTTGAAGCTTATGGAGCTGCCTATACACTTCAGGAAATCCTGACGGTTAAGTCGGATGACGTCGTAGGACGTGTGAAAACATACGAAGCCATCGTAAAAGGCGAAAATGTTCCAGAGCCGGGCGTTCCTGAATCCTTCAAAGTATTGATTAAGGAACTTCAAAGCTTAGGTATGGACGTTAAGATTCTCTCAGGCGATGAAAAAGAAATTGAAATGAGAGATACCGAGGACGATGAAGATCCTCAAGGCTCCGATAGCTTGTCTTTAGGAGACGAAATGGAAGAAGCAGCTGTCACTACTGAAAAAGAGAAGGACGCTGTTACGAAAGAATAGATAGATTGGAAATGGCTGCAAAGCAGCAGGCGCGCTATACAGCCTGCAGCCTTAGGGTGAAAAACCGGGCTTTAGCGTCCGGTCTCACCCTGAGGCGGATGCTAAAGCCTTTACTATTG
Protein-coding regions in this window:
- the rlmB gene encoding 23S rRNA (guanosine(2251)-2'-O)-methyltransferase RlmB, with product MNHEDYIIGRNPVLEALRSEREINKLWMAENSVKGSALQITGIAKERGIIIQTVPKRKLDQMVEGNHQGFVAQVAAYEYAEIDDILKAAEEKGEAPFVLILDELEDPHNLGSIMRTADAVGAHGIIIPKRRAVGLTATVAKASTGAIEYVPVARVTNLARAIEELKEKGVWIAGTDAKGSDDYRTLDGTMPIGLVIGSEGKGVSRLVKEKCDFLVNLPMAGHVTSLNASVAASLLMYEVFRKRHPLGS
- a CDS encoding NYN domain-containing protein — translated: MNILLVDGYNIIGAWPELRVLKKDYFEQARDLLIQKMAEYQAFTKYRVIIVFDAHLVKGIEKKHRNYRVEVIFTKENETADERIEKLASELNDIRTQIHVATSDYTEQWAIFGQGALRKSARELLNEMEAIEKSIKKKVKRMENERPPSKISLSEDVIKTFEKWRRGDL
- the sigH gene encoding RNA polymerase sporulation sigma factor SigH gives rise to the protein MNTQISKGYLSKEEFQFLDDEQIVELVHNGDSDALDYLITKYRNFVRAKARSYFLIGADREDIVQEGMIGLYKAIRDFKEDKLTSFKAFAELCITRQIITAIKTATRQKHIPLNSYVSLDKPIYDDESDRTLMDVISGAKIMNPEELFINQEEFDDIEVKMAELLSDLERKVLSLYLDGRSYQEISEELNRHVKSIDNALQRVKRKLERYLELRELSM
- the rpmG gene encoding 50S ribosomal protein L33, which translates into the protein MRKKVVLGCTECGSRNYTTMKSTSNTTERLEMKKFCGTCNAHTNHRETK
- the secE gene encoding preprotein translocase subunit SecE — protein: MGRITNFFGDVGREMKKVSWPKGKELTRYTIVVIATVVFAAVFFAVVDLGISELVRLIVG
- the nusG gene encoding transcription termination/antitermination protein NusG, with protein sequence MEKNWYVVHTYSGYENKVKANLEKRVESMAMQDKIFRVVVPEEEETDIKNGKKKVVKKKVFPGYVLVEIVMTDDSWYVVRNTPGVTGFVGSAGSGSKPTALLPEEVEVILKRMGMDERRVEIDFEMKETVKVIEGPFANFTGVIEDIDHDKQKVKVLVNMFGRETPVELEFSQVDKL
- the rplK gene encoding 50S ribosomal protein L11, yielding MAKKVIKMVKLQIPAGKANPAPPVGPALGQAGVNIMGFCKEFNARTAEQAGLIIPVEITVFEDRSFTFITKTPPAAVLLKKAAGIESGSGEPNRNKVATVKRDKVREIAETKMPDLNAASVEAAMLMVEGTARSMGIVIED
- the rplA gene encoding 50S ribosomal protein L1, which translates into the protein MAKKGKKYVEAAKLVDRSKAYPVTEAVELAKKTNTAKFDATVEVAFRLGVDPRKNDQQIRGAVVLPNGTGKTQKVLVFAKGEKAKEAEAAGADYVGDSEFITKIQQGWFEFDVIVATPDMMGEVGKLGRVLGPKGLMPNPKTGTVTFEVERAVNEIKAGKVEYRVDKAGIIHVPIGKVSFEDNKLVENFRTIFDTLLKAKPAAAKGTYMKSVAVTSTMGPGVKVDSSSFSVK
- the rplJ gene encoding 50S ribosomal protein L10, producing MSSIIETKKQIVDEITTKFRDSKSTIVVDYRGLTVGQVTELRKTLREAGVEFKVYKNTMTRRAVEQAELTELNDALTGPNAIAFSTEDVVAPAKVLNDFAKKNEALEIKAGVVEGNVVSAEEIKALAELPSREGLLSMLLSVLQAPIRNLALVSKAVAEQKEEQGA
- the rplL gene encoding 50S ribosomal protein L7/L12, with amino-acid sequence MSKEQIIEAVKSMTVLELNDLVKAIEEEFGVTAAAPVAMMGGAGAGEAAAEQTEFDLILASAGASKIKVIKVVREITGLGLKEAKEMVDNAPKPIKEGIAKEEAEELKAKLEEVGAGVEIK
- a CDS encoding class I SAM-dependent methyltransferase; protein product: MSDHYYSENPTVQSNKKSWTYDLAGHSFTFRSDSGVFSKNEVDFGSKVLIEAFEMPEADGKILDMGCGYGPIGLALAKKWPNRDVDMADINSRAVELAKENAELNQISNAEIFQSNLFEHVKGKEYAAILTNPPIRAGKSVVHEILEKSYEYLRAGGELWVVIQKKQGAPSAAAKLEEHFDEVDVVQKKKGYYIIRAKKD
- the rpoB gene encoding DNA-directed RNA polymerase subunit beta, which encodes MTGQLVQYGRHRQRRSYARISEVLELPNLIEIQTASYQWFLDEGLREMFYDISPIEDFTGNLSLEFIDYSLGEPKYSVEESKERDVTYSAPLRVKVRLINKETGEVKDQDVFMGDFPLMTETGTFVINGAERVIVSQLVRSPSVYFSGKVDKNGKRGFTATVIPNRGAWLEYETDAKDVAYVRIDRTRKLPVTVLLRALGFGSDQEITDLFGENEYLRNTLEKDNTETTEKALLEIYERLRPGEPPTVDNAKSLLESRFFDPKRYDLASVGRYKINKKLHIKNRLFNQRLAESLADPETGEIIAEKGAIIDRRTLDRIIPNLESGVGFKTVNPAGGVVTEETTLQSIKIYSPNDPEGEQVINVIGNAYVEEAVKNITAADILSSISYFFNLLHGVGDTDDIDHLGNRRLRSVGELLQNQFRIGLSRMERVVRERMSIQDTNTITPQQLINIRPVIASIKEFFGSSQLSQFMDQTNPLAELTHKRRLSALGPGGLTRERAGFEVRDVHYSHYGRMCPIETPEGPNIGLINSLSSYAKVNRFGFIETPYRRVDPDTGKVTARIDYLTADEEDNYVVAQANARLDNDGTFLDDGIVARFRGENTVVARDRVDYMDVSPKQVVSAATACIPFLENDDSNRALMGANMQRQAVPLMQPEAPIVGTGMEYVSGKDSGAAVICKHPGIVEKVEAKNVYVRRYEEVDGKKVKGNLDKYSMLKFIRSNQGTCYNQRPIVSEGDEVVKGEILADGPSMEKGELALGRNVMVAFMTWDGYNYEDAIIMSERLVKDDVYTSIHIEEYESEARDTKLGPEEITRDIPNVGEDALRNLDERGIIRVGAEVKDGDLLVGKVTPKGVTELTAEERLLHAIFGEKAREVRDTSLRVPHGGGGIILDVKVFNREDGDELPPGVNQLVRAYIVQKRKISEGDKMAGRHGNKGVISRILPEEDMPYLPDGTPVDIMLNPLGVPSRMNIGQVLELHLGMAARYLGIHVASPVFDGAREEDVWSTLEEAGMARDAKTVLYDGRSGEPFDNRVSVGIMYMIKLAHMVDDKLHARSTGPYSLVTQQPLGGKAQFGGQRFGEMEVWALEAYGAAYTLQEILTVKSDDVVGRVKTYEAIVKGENVPEPGVPESFKVLIKELQSLGMDVKILSGDEKEIEMRDTEDDEDPQGSDSLSLGDEMEEAAVTTEKEKDAVTKE